The Desulfobacterales bacterium DNA segment CTTATGCCGGACCTTAGAGAAAAGTGTTTTTTCTGGCTCGATGCCCACTTTTCCTCTAGAAACACCGCCTGCGGGAAAGTCTCGGTCCCGCTCCTTCAGGAACTCGATATCATAGGCAACCATCCGATTAAAAATCATATTATAGTGATAGACGATCTCAGGCTCTTCGGTTGGAAGGACGAACGCGGACTGGAAGACTGGGGGGACGTCACGATTGAACACGTGACCTACGCCCTGCGGAAGATCAACGACCGATACAGAATATTCCCCTACAACGACACTCTCGTGGCGGCCGTCAAGGAAGATCTCCTGCCATTTACCGCCCTGCGCCTCTTTGTTAGGAAGATATTGAATCTTATTTTTTCAAGGAAGTGAAGGCCTTTGACACAGTCAAACATAGGCAAATAATTGAAATTTGCTGCGGGGCACTTTGTGCATTCGGCAGACCTTGGAAACGGTAGCCAGTTTTTCAGCAAGTTGTGCAATGTGGGAAGGTTCTGTGCTAATTTGGTTTTGGCTGTCATGGTTTGATCCTTTCGGTTTGGTTTGTAATTTGCGCATAACAATCATAACCGAGGGGACGACCCACCACCGCTTTTAAACTTTGCATTGCCGGACCTTGTCCCTAACTCAAACTGTCCAGGAAGATCTGGACTTATACAAATAATTTTATCAGCATCTTTGCTGATTTTGTGAATCGCTTTTTATCTCTAAGCAACACGCTATCAAATAACGCTGTGAGCAAAAGCCTCGTCATTTCCATGCGTTTTAAATTTGTGATATCTGTGCCTTGTCTTCTAAAAAAAGCGTTATATCTTGCAATCGTAAAAGAAATTTTACCTGTTCTGGCCTTTTTGGAATCATGTCCTTGTGACCCGGGCAGAACCCTGTGATAGTACAAAACTTTGTCCAGAAACCATAATTTCGTAATTTCCTCCATTTTAAAGTAAAGATCTTTATCTTCAGCATAGAGGATTTCGTTATCAAACCCTTCTGTTTCTAAAAAATTATGTTTTTTAAAGGTCCTGAATGCACTGACAATATTACACTGCAAATTGCTTTTTCCGGCAGGTATCGCTTTGCTGAATCCTATTTGCACCGGCTTTAAGTTCGCATCGCAGTACATAAATTGTGAATATATCAGACCGCAATCCGGATTTTTACGATACCCGTCGAGTATGCTCTCCACCGCATCTTCGCTGAGCGCATCGTCACTGTCGAGTATCCCCAATATGTCTGAAAAGGAATTTTGGATCAATCTGCGGAGGGTTTCTATGTATCCTGAGTTTTTTTCATTTCTGTAATATCGTATCCTACGGTCAGTCAAATACGGGCGAATGATTTCTTCGGAGTTATCCGTTGAGGCGTCATCGACAATAATGAGTTCCCAGTTTTTATGGGTTTGCCTCAGTACTGACTCAATTGCTGCGGCGATGTACGTCCCATTATTATAATTGGCCATCAGAACAGAAAAGTCCGGCTGATTATCAATGGAATAGACAGAATCTTGCGGTTCGTTTGGGTTGGATTTTCTTTTGGCTAATTCTACGTAATATTTCTGAGATTCTTTGAACTTTTTTGAAATCCCTTGATCGTGCTGTCTCCATCCGTAAAGATATTCCGGGATGTTTGCCAATTTGTATTTTTCAGAAAGCCTTACAAAAAGATCATAATCCTGAGCAGTCCTTATCGACTCATCATACAGCCCAACACCATATACACACTTTTTTCTGAAAAGGGCGGAACCGTGTGCAATGCAGTTATCATGTTTAAGATATTCTTTAATCTCTTTATCGCCTATAGGCTTTTCGATTGTATAGATTATTTTTGATTTGGTGTTTATCACTTTAATAAATGATCCGACGACCGCGTAGTCATTATTTTTTTCAAGAAAATCGTACTGTTTTTCAAATCTTTGCGGGTAGGATATGTCATCGGCATCCATGCGCGCAATATAGCGGCCTTTCGATTGTTTCAATCCACGATTGAGAGATTGGGTCAGACCGATATTCTCCTGATTGAACAGGCGAACGCGCGGGTCTGATAAAGATTCAAGGATATCGCGCGTATGGTCGGTTGAACCGTCATTGATAATAATGAATTCAAAGTCATTAAATGTCTGGGAGAAAATACTGTCTACGGCCGCGCGTAGATATGTTTCGCCGTTATAGACAGACATGACAACCGAAATGGCTGGATATTTTAAACCGTTATTTTGCAACGAAAAGTCCTCAACGCTTAAGCCTTTTAAAAACCGGCAACAAAGAAGATGCCGCCTACGGTCTAGTATATTTTATCAGGCTTGCTCCAGTCAGCTCTAAGTTTTCTTATATTTTTCCACCGGAGGTATTTGATATCAGCCGGACATATTGATCGGTTTATCCTTAGATACGTCAACAGCGTTAATATTAGAACGATCAATATTTCCAGAGGCTTGATAAATTTGAGGAGCGTTATGCCCTTACTCTCCAGCAGGTGACGGTAATATCCGTAAAGCCTGTTTGCCGGAACCCAACCGTAATGGCTGTAAACGACAGCTATCCCTTCCTTGTGGCTGTGTAGTGCCTGGTTTTTGTCAACGGTCTTTGAGCTTTCATGGAGCCGATAACAGGAAAGATATTTTTCGAGATATTTTGTCTGAAATTCTTTACCGATTTTTATCCAAAGGTCATAATCCAGAGAGTAATTCAATTGGGCATTCAACCCTCCGACCTTATCATATGCATCTCTTTTGAAAAAAACGGACGGCTGGCTGATGAAATTGAACATTGCCAGACGCTGGAAATCGAATTTTTCCGTAGGATAGGATCCGTTAATGTTTCCTTCCTGATCCGTAAAATAGGATTTGCCGTACACCAGTTTTATCTCCGGGTTAGAGACAAACAAGTTCACCGCTTTGGACACTGCACCCGGAAGAATCGTATCGTCAGAATTGAGCCAGCACACGATCTCTCCTGATGTCTTTTTTATGCCTTTATTGATCGCGTCGGCCTGCCCCTTGTCTTTTTCGGAAATCCATTTCAGTCGGCCCAGGTATTGCTTGAGAATATCGATGGTGTTGTCATTCGAACCCCCATCAACAATAAGGTATTCTATATTCGGATAATCCTGCCCCAAAACGCTTTGTATCGTCTCTTCAATAAATTGACCCTGGTTGTAGGACGGGGTGATGATCGAGACTTTGGGGCTTTGCAAGGTAGTCATCCGTGTTTTCCAGTTTTTTGATGATCATTACGATGAATCATAAAATAGAACCATAGAGATCAGCATATTGCCTTGAGATATCCTTTACATCGAAAGAAGCCACTGCTATTTTTCTAGCTGTTGTGCACAATTTTCGATATCTCGCATCATCAGATAGTACCCATTCAATACCGGAAGCAAGATCGAAGGTGTCAAACGGCTTTGCCAGATAGCCGTTGTTTTTGTGTTCTATCATGTCGGGCATTCCGCCAATATGAAATGCAGTAACAGGCGTACCGCATGCCAAGGATTCGACGACGGTATTGGGCAGATTATCTTCTCTTGAAGGAACGAGCATCAAATCCGCTGCATTATATAGAAGTGTCATGCTGATTTCGTCTTGAACATACCCGGTGTAATGTACAGGGAGACCAAAATCAGGAGGATTTAGGGGCTTGCCGGAACCGAATACAATCAATTCAACGTTTTTAGAAAGGCAGGAGGGAAGACCCTTTATTCCCTCAAAAAGGAGATCTGATCCCTTACTGTAATTTCTAATCCCATTTGCCGATCGATCCATTCCAAAGAGTATCAGTTTTTTATTTTGAGGGAAATTCCATATTTCGCGGGCGGCTCTTTTTTTGATGGGTTTGAAAAGGTTGAGATCAAGGCCGTTATGAATCACTTCAATTCTGCGATTTCTGAAGAGTCTGCTTTCACCGGCGCAAGCAGCCAGCCAGGTGCTCGGGGTTACGATGGTAATGGCGATATCTTTCCAAGCCTCGAGTTTCCGTTTCAAGACGGATTTGCTAAGATCGTTCTTGCCTCCCCTAAACAACTGCGGACAGTTCCCGCACGCCGTTTTAAAATTTTCGCATCCGCCGCTATAGTGGCATCCTCCGGTAAAGGCCCACATGTCATGAAGCGTCCATACTATCGGGCACTTTATTTTTTTTAGATTTTCAATTCTGAGCATCCCATCACAAATCCAATGGAGATGAACGATGTCAGGCGAGGATGAATCAATTTGCTTGGGAATAACTGAAAAGGGAAGCAAGGCCGGAGAAAATACGCTTTTGGACACTCCTGAAAGGAGCTTGACAGAAAGCCCATCAACTATTGGTCTGAGGAAAGAAATCCCTTTTGAGATATTATTGACAGGACCAGCAACGTTTATATCGTCGCCGCTTTTAAATTGGACAAGCATACTTGAGCTGATACCCTGGCGACTTAATCCATTATGAATGCGATAGACAGCACGGGCTGCACCGCCTTGTAAATCGTGGCTGTTAATATGGAGGATCTTCATCTTGTATTAAATCGACTATTGTTTCCGTTTAAAGACAACGGTGACCGAGTGACCATGGGGGCGCAGGTTGAAGCTTTCCAATCCTTTTGAATAAAATT contains these protein-coding regions:
- a CDS encoding glycosyltransferase, which encodes MQNNGLKYPAISVVMSVYNGETYLRAAVDSIFSQTFNDFEFIIINDGSTDHTRDILESLSDPRVRLFNQENIGLTQSLNRGLKQSKGRYIARMDADDISYPQRFEKQYDFLEKNNDYAVVGSFIKVINTKSKIIYTIEKPIGDKEIKEYLKHDNCIAHGSALFRKKCVYGVGLYDESIRTAQDYDLFVRLSEKYKLANIPEYLYGWRQHDQGISKKFKESQKYYVELAKRKSNPNEPQDSVYSIDNQPDFSVLMANYNNGTYIAAAIESVLRQTHKNWELIIVDDASTDNSEEIIRPYLTDRRIRYYRNEKNSGYIETLRRLIQNSFSDILGILDSDDALSEDAVESILDGYRKNPDCGLIYSQFMYCDANLKPVQIGFSKAIPAGKSNLQCNIVSAFRTFKKHNFLETEGFDNEILYAEDKDLYFKMEEITKLWFLDKVLYYHRVLPGSQGHDSKKARTGKISFTIARYNAFFRRQGTDITNLKRMEMTRLLLTALFDSVLLRDKKRFTKSAKMLIKLFV
- a CDS encoding glycosyltransferase family 4 protein, coding for MKILHINSHDLQGGAARAVYRIHNGLSRQGISSSMLVQFKSGDDINVAGPVNNISKGISFLRPIVDGLSVKLLSGVSKSVFSPALLPFSVIPKQIDSSSPDIVHLHWICDGMLRIENLKKIKCPIVWTLHDMWAFTGGCHYSGGCENFKTACGNCPQLFRGGKNDLSKSVLKRKLEAWKDIAITIVTPSTWLAACAGESRLFRNRRIEVIHNGLDLNLFKPIKKRAAREIWNFPQNKKLILFGMDRSANGIRNYSKGSDLLFEGIKGLPSCLSKNVELIVFGSGKPLNPPDFGLPVHYTGYVQDEISMTLLYNAADLMLVPSREDNLPNTVVESLACGTPVTAFHIGGMPDMIEHKNNGYLAKPFDTFDLASGIEWVLSDDARYRKLCTTARKIAVASFDVKDISRQYADLYGSIL
- a CDS encoding glycosyltransferase family 2 protein, whose translation is MTTLQSPKVSIITPSYNQGQFIEETIQSVLGQDYPNIEYLIVDGGSNDNTIDILKQYLGRLKWISEKDKGQADAINKGIKKTSGEIVCWLNSDDTILPGAVSKAVNLFVSNPEIKLVYGKSYFTDQEGNINGSYPTEKFDFQRLAMFNFISQPSVFFKRDAYDKVGGLNAQLNYSLDYDLWIKIGKEFQTKYLEKYLSCYRLHESSKTVDKNQALHSHKEGIAVVYSHYGWVPANRLYGYYRHLLESKGITLLKFIKPLEILIVLILTLLTYLRINRSICPADIKYLRWKNIRKLRADWSKPDKIY